The window TTACCGACACATCCACATCCCCCTTCACTTTTTGGGCCGAAATGTCACCACTGACTGATTTTACGACAATCCTCCCGATATTCTCAGCTGTAATATCAGCGCTGGAAACATCCACTTCAAGTCTTCCATTTAGATTTTCAGCTTTAACATCTCCGCTTGATGTGGATATTCTGGCGTTCAAAAGAATATTCGATAACTCGACATCGCCCGAGGCAGTCATAACCGAAATCTCCATAGATTCCGGCACACGAATTTCAAGATCCATTTCAATTTCCGCCCCAAGACCGAACAAAAGGGAAAAAATATTTTTGTCCTTAACCTCGTCCTCAGGAAATTTTGTCTTAAATTCTATCAAGCCGTCCTCTCTGATGACTTCAACATCGAGTTTTTCCGAAAGTTGGTTTGCTTTCTTTTCATCGGCGGCTTCTACTTTTCTTCTGATATTAAGAACAATCTCCTCTAATTCAGGTTCGGCGGAAATATATATGTCACTCCGGCTCGCCGTAACTTTCAAACTCTTCTCTCCATTAAGAAGAACTACCCTTTTTTCGGTTTTCTCATATTCGAATGAAGAACAGGCGGTATTACTAGAGACTGCCAGGACAACTGAAAGAAGCGTCACTACCTTTAATATTCTTAATTTATCCCTGATCATAATTCTGTTCCTTTCAGCTTATGATTCCGCGGTCGCTTAGAAAATCAACTATCATTTTTCTACCTCTGTGTATTCTCGCTTTAACAGTGCCAAGGGGGACTGCAAGCATATCTGATATTTCCTCGTATGACAGCTGCTGCTGATGTCTTAGAATTATTATAATTCTATAAGGCTCGGGAAGCATTCCTATCGATTCTTCAAGGG of the Candidatus Krumholzibacteriota bacterium genome contains:
- a CDS encoding DUF4097 family beta strand repeat-containing protein, coding for MIRDKLRILKVVTLLSVVLAVSSNTACSSFEYEKTEKRVVLLNGEKSLKVTASRSDIYISAEPELEEIVLNIRRKVEAADEKKANQLSEKLDVEVIREDGLIEFKTKFPEDEVKDKNIFSLLFGLGAEIEMDLEIRVPESMEISVMTASGDVELSNILLNARISTSSGDVKAENLNGRLEVDVSSADITAENIGRIVVKSVSGDISAQKVKGDVDVSVTSGDLDLVDVEGDIVITTVSGDIRVDNARGSATVKGTSGSVDIFGVTGAVEALCASGDIFIKASPSDERVDYKLGASSGSVALKFDDILKRGFILRASTTSGNIKLNLPIDVSDVSRNNVSGVVRDGESKVIVETSSGDISIEE